The Coffea arabica cultivar ET-39 chromosome 4e, Coffea Arabica ET-39 HiFi, whole genome shotgun sequence genome includes a window with the following:
- the LOC113742180 gene encoding ubiquitin-conjugating enzyme E2 2 translates to MSTPARKRLMRDFKRLQQDPPAGISGAPQDNNIMLWNAVIFGPDDTPWDGGTFKLTLQFTEDYPNKPPTVRFVSRMFHPNIYADGSICLDILQNQWSPIYDVAAILTSIQSLLCDPNPNSPANSEAARLFSENKREYNRRVREIVEQSWTAD, encoded by the exons ATGTCGACTCCAGCTAGGAAGAGGCTGATGAGAGATTTTAAGAGGTTGCAGCAGGACCCACCCGCTGGCATCAGTGGTGCACCTCAAGACAATAACATTATGCTCTGGAATGCTGTGATATTCGG TCCTGATGATACACCTTGGGATGGAG GTACGTTCAAGTTGACACTTCAGTTCACGGAAGATTACCCAAACAAGCCCCCAACTGTGCGATTTGTTTCTCGGATGTTTCATCCAAATA TTTATGCAGATGGAAGTATATGTCTTGATATTCTTCAAAATCAGTGGAGTCCAATATATGATGTTGCAGCGATACTAACCTCAATCCAG TCTCTACTGTGCGATCCAAATCCTAATTCTCCAGCAAATTCTGAAGCTGCACGCCTGTTTAGCGAGAATAAGCGTGAATACAACCGCAGAGTCAGGGAAATTGTGGAACAGAGCTGGACTGCCGACTGA